Proteins found in one Micropterus dolomieu isolate WLL.071019.BEF.003 ecotype Adirondacks linkage group LG12, ASM2129224v1, whole genome shotgun sequence genomic segment:
- the LOC123981061 gene encoding LIM domain-binding protein 3-like, with the protein MHALRQTWHTTCFVCAACGKPFGNSLFHMEDGEPYCEKDYISLFSTKCHGCDFPVEAGDKFIEALGHTWHDTCFVCAVCHVNLEGQPFYSKKDKPLCKKHAHAINV; encoded by the exons ATGCACGCGCTGCGGCAGACATGGCACACCACCTGCTTCGTGTGCGCCGCCTGCGGCAAACCCTTTGGAAACAGCCTCTTCCACATGGAGGACGGAGAGCCGTACTGCGAGAAAG aTTACATTTCACTCTTCAGCACCAAGTGTCACGGCTGCGACTTCCCAGTGGAAGCTGGCGATAAGTTCATCGAGGCTCTGGGTCACACCTGGCACGACACCTGCTTCGTCTGTGCG GTTTGCCATGTGAACCTAGAGGGCCAGCCTTTCTACTCAAAGAAAGACAAACCTCTGTGCAAGAAGCACGCTCACGCCATCAACGTGTAG